In Streptomyces durocortorensis, a genomic segment contains:
- a CDS encoding LysR family transcriptional regulator, with product MSLDLRKLEHLVAVAEEGGFTRAAERLHLSQQALSTSIRTLERYVGVQLLDRGHQHVSPTPAGQALIDDARALSAQALAALDRARRIGRGEAGHLRIGHTPAVTAEEVVELLTRAGTEEQGVRAHVRQLFPDELREQLLTGACDLGLTRSMPADTGLTRARIAEHRLRVAVPAGHPLAARTAVALADLGGEPLTVWGEPGSSAYTDLLIGLCRQAGVEPDTRRNPVQGTPPITAVTATGRLAFVTSPPGPTAGGAAHVIDLDPPVHVPVHALWPAHTTCPGRDVFLSRTGEGSVSWEGG from the coding sequence GTGAGTCTGGACCTGCGGAAGCTGGAGCATCTCGTCGCCGTCGCCGAGGAGGGCGGGTTCACCCGGGCGGCCGAACGGCTGCACCTCAGCCAGCAGGCGCTGAGCACCTCCATCCGCACTCTGGAACGGTACGTCGGCGTCCAGCTTCTGGACCGGGGCCACCAGCACGTCTCCCCGACCCCGGCCGGGCAGGCCCTCATCGACGACGCCCGCGCCCTCAGCGCCCAGGCGCTCGCCGCCCTGGACCGCGCCCGCCGCATCGGGCGCGGCGAGGCGGGGCATCTGCGCATCGGTCACACCCCGGCGGTCACCGCCGAGGAGGTGGTGGAGCTGCTGACCCGGGCCGGTACGGAGGAGCAGGGCGTACGGGCCCACGTGCGCCAGCTCTTTCCCGACGAACTGCGCGAGCAGCTCCTGACGGGCGCGTGCGACCTGGGCCTGACCCGTTCCATGCCGGCGGACACCGGCCTGACCCGGGCCCGGATCGCCGAACACCGCCTCAGGGTCGCCGTCCCCGCCGGTCACCCCCTCGCCGCCCGGACCGCGGTGGCCCTGGCCGACCTGGGCGGGGAACCGCTCACGGTGTGGGGCGAGCCGGGCTCGTCCGCGTACACGGATCTCCTGATCGGCCTGTGCCGCCAGGCGGGCGTCGAACCGGACACCCGCCGCAACCCGGTCCAGGGCACCCCGCCCATCACGGCGGTCACCGCGACGGGCCGCCTCGCCTTCGTCACGTCGCCCCCGGGCCCGACGGCGGGCGGCGCGGCCCACGTCATCGACCTGGACCCGCCGGTGCACGTACCGGTCCACGCGCTGTGGCCCGCGCACACGACGTGCCCGGGGAGGGACGTGTTCCTGAGCCGGACCGGGGAGGGTTCAGTGAGCTGGGAGGGTGGGTGA
- a CDS encoding TetR/AcrR family transcriptional regulator, protein MPQPARGRPRSFDRDRALLEAARLFWRRGYSGTSTRDLTTALDLSTSSLYGTFGSKAELFEEAVRTYAERYREIHQHAVAEPDFGTVVERILIDSVHEFTRPADEHPGCLLSSAAMADSTSTLDTSAYFAELQNANEQALLVRIERAVKGGELSDDTDAGALTGLIQSVWHGLSARANLGAGREDLLATARLAHELICGRLT, encoded by the coding sequence GTGCCCCAGCCAGCCCGCGGACGTCCGCGCTCCTTCGACCGGGACCGGGCCCTCCTCGAAGCCGCCCGCCTCTTCTGGCGGCGCGGTTACTCGGGGACGTCCACCCGCGACCTCACCACCGCCCTCGACCTCTCCACCTCCAGCCTCTACGGCACCTTCGGGTCCAAGGCCGAGCTGTTCGAAGAAGCGGTACGCACCTACGCCGAGCGGTACCGCGAGATCCACCAACACGCCGTCGCCGAACCGGACTTCGGGACCGTTGTCGAGCGCATCCTCATCGACTCCGTACACGAATTCACCCGGCCCGCCGACGAACACCCCGGCTGTCTGCTCAGCAGCGCCGCCATGGCCGACAGCACCAGCACCCTCGACACCAGCGCCTACTTCGCCGAACTCCAGAACGCCAACGAGCAGGCCCTCCTCGTACGTATCGAGCGTGCGGTGAAGGGAGGTGAGTTGAGCGACGACACCGACGCGGGAGCGCTCACCGGGCTCATCCAGTCCGTCTGGCACGGGCTGTCGGCGCGCGCCAATCTCGGCGCGGGGCGCGAGGACCTGCTCGCCACGGCCCGGCTGGCCCACGAGCTGATCTGCGGGCGCCTCACATAA
- a CDS encoding alpha/beta fold hydrolase, with the protein MERTIQKRLSVGGGGGEGGGDGASWVTVDVYGDPDAPGLVIVPGAMADARAWRDVATAIEAWDSVAVVNRRGRAPSGPLTDAYSLRTEVADLGVVLDEFSGTEALFGWSYGGLIALLAADERPLRQVVAYEPVIRPFGLDVLPDLKAAEAAEDWDAVVGIVHRRIAGVDAAVVESLRADRETWDALCRLARPAYAELAALYGPPLPDEPARRADRVDLIVGGSNQGRAPYGTSFDDVARRVPRAGVHVLPGQGHMAHLEGPGELGRLISALAAADR; encoded by the coding sequence ATGGAGCGAACGATCCAGAAGAGGTTGTCGGTAGGCGGAGGCGGCGGTGAGGGAGGAGGTGACGGAGCGAGCTGGGTCACGGTCGACGTGTACGGGGACCCGGACGCGCCCGGTCTCGTCATAGTCCCGGGAGCGATGGCCGACGCACGGGCGTGGCGGGATGTCGCGACGGCGATCGAGGCCTGGGACTCGGTGGCGGTGGTCAACCGCCGGGGCCGGGCGCCCTCGGGCCCGCTGACGGATGCGTACTCCCTGCGGACGGAGGTGGCGGACCTGGGCGTGGTGCTCGACGAGTTCAGCGGTACGGAGGCGCTCTTCGGCTGGAGCTACGGCGGTCTGATCGCTCTGCTGGCCGCCGACGAACGGCCACTGCGCCAGGTCGTCGCCTACGAGCCGGTGATACGCCCGTTCGGCCTCGACGTACTCCCGGACCTGAAGGCGGCGGAGGCGGCGGAGGACTGGGACGCGGTGGTCGGGATCGTGCACCGCAGGATCGCGGGCGTCGACGCGGCGGTCGTCGAGAGCCTGCGCGCCGACCGCGAGACGTGGGACGCCCTGTGCCGCCTGGCCAGGCCGGCGTACGCGGAGCTCGCCGCGCTGTACGGGCCGCCGCTCCCCGATGAGCCGGCCCGGCGGGCGGACCGGGTCGACCTGATCGTCGGCGGGAGCAACCAGGGAAGGGCCCCCTACGGAACGTCGTTCGACGACGTCGCGAGGCGTGTCCCCCGAGCCGGGGTCCACGTACTGCCCGGCCAGGGCCACATGGCGCACCTTGAGGGGCCGGGGGAGCTGGGCCGTCTGATCAGCGCCTTGGCGGCGGCCGACCGCTGA
- a CDS encoding nuclear transport factor 2-like protein: MTTSISDPVVEKFVAAVNAGDKEAFFSGVLTEDATMSDDGSERDLAAWTEKEIFSPKANGRMKIVDASGDGRTLVVDYTNDTWGTMRTRWVFTVTGDRISRFETGQAPA; the protein is encoded by the coding sequence ATGACCACATCGATCAGCGACCCGGTGGTGGAGAAGTTCGTCGCCGCCGTGAACGCGGGCGACAAGGAGGCTTTCTTCTCGGGGGTGCTCACCGAGGACGCCACGATGTCCGACGACGGGAGCGAACGGGACCTGGCGGCCTGGACGGAGAAGGAGATCTTCTCGCCGAAGGCGAACGGCCGCATGAAGATCGTGGACGCCTCCGGCGACGGCCGCACCCTCGTCGTCGACTACACGAATGACACCTGGGGCACGATGCGGACGCGCTGGGTCTTCACGGTCACCGGCGACCGCATCAGCCGCTTCGAGACGGGCCAGGCGCCGGCCTGA
- a CDS encoding FG-GAP-like repeat-containing protein, translating to MSRRRTRLAILGTVLAATAGSAAVTGAPATAATGSAADAATQASVARLHIGEGDSTRSCTGALVDRQWVLTAAACFATDLSNPTQIAAGKPALKTTATIGRSSLTGTGGHVAEVVELVPSTGRDLVMARIATPTSGITPFTVGASSADEGDTLQAVGFGRTKTEWVPDAAHTASMKVGSVSGTELTVSGATANDALCKGDTGAPMLRDTEGGVELVGVATRSWQGGCLGVTETRTGAVATRTDDVADWIATTVKRSWALRMTVTDFNGDGKGDLLAVDAADEFLYLHPSDGKGGFGTRVKVSPGRWSGMRLLSTTDFTGDGKPDILGTHDNGSLYLYPGNGQGGVTGSSIVGTGWGNMRLLAAGDFNGDKKGDLMAVHTNGTLYFYAGKGKGFAPGVQAGTGWDGMRMVVGGEFTGDGRIDLYGVHENGSLNLYAGKGNGTFHGGVKTGSGWQNIRLVDSADFNADKKHDLVALHVNGNILAYPGKGNGSFGTPFVSPPPAN from the coding sequence GTGTCCCGTAGACGCACCCGCCTCGCCATACTCGGAACGGTCCTGGCCGCCACCGCCGGCTCTGCCGCCGTGACCGGCGCGCCCGCGACAGCCGCCACCGGCTCCGCTGCCGATGCCGCCACCCAGGCTTCCGTCGCGCGCCTCCACATCGGTGAAGGCGATTCCACCCGTTCCTGTACCGGAGCCCTGGTCGACCGCCAGTGGGTGCTGACCGCGGCCGCCTGCTTCGCCACAGACCTCAGCAACCCCACCCAGATCGCCGCGGGCAAGCCTGCCCTGAAGACCACGGCGACCATAGGCCGCAGTTCTCTGACCGGGACCGGCGGACACGTCGCCGAAGTCGTCGAGCTCGTCCCGTCCACCGGCCGTGACCTGGTCATGGCTCGGATCGCCACGCCCACCTCCGGCATCACGCCCTTCACCGTAGGTGCCTCTTCCGCTGATGAGGGCGACACCTTGCAGGCGGTCGGCTTCGGCCGTACCAAGACGGAATGGGTGCCGGACGCGGCCCACACGGCATCGATGAAGGTCGGCTCGGTCTCCGGCACCGAGCTCACCGTGAGCGGTGCCACCGCCAACGACGCCCTGTGCAAGGGCGACACCGGGGCCCCGATGCTCCGCGACACCGAGGGAGGCGTCGAGCTCGTCGGCGTCGCCACCCGTTCCTGGCAGGGCGGCTGCCTGGGCGTGACCGAGACCCGTACCGGCGCCGTCGCCACGCGCACCGACGATGTGGCCGACTGGATCGCGACCACCGTGAAGCGGTCGTGGGCGCTGCGGATGACGGTCACCGACTTCAACGGCGACGGCAAGGGCGACCTGCTCGCCGTCGACGCGGCCGACGAGTTCCTCTACCTCCACCCCAGCGACGGCAAGGGCGGGTTCGGCACCCGCGTCAAGGTCAGCCCGGGCCGGTGGAGCGGAATGCGTCTGCTGAGCACCACCGACTTCACCGGTGACGGCAAGCCCGACATCCTCGGCACCCACGACAACGGCAGCCTCTACCTCTACCCGGGCAACGGCCAGGGTGGTGTCACCGGTTCCTCGATCGTCGGCACCGGGTGGGGCAACATGCGCCTGCTCGCCGCCGGTGACTTCAACGGCGACAAGAAGGGCGACCTGATGGCCGTCCACACCAATGGCACCCTCTACTTCTACGCGGGTAAGGGCAAGGGCTTCGCCCCCGGTGTCCAGGCCGGTACCGGATGGGACGGCATGCGCATGGTGGTCGGCGGTGAATTCACCGGCGACGGCAGGATCGACCTCTACGGCGTCCACGAGAACGGCAGCCTGAACCTCTACGCCGGCAAGGGCAACGGCACCTTCCACGGCGGTGTCAAGACCGGCTCCGGCTGGCAGAACATTCGCCTTGTCGACTCCGCCGACTTCAACGCCGACAAGAAGCACGACCTCGTCGCCCTGCACGTGAACGGCAACATCCTCGCCTACCCGGGCAAGGGCAACGGCAGCTTCGGCACCCCCTTCGTCTCCCCGCCCCCGGCCAACTAG
- a CDS encoding DUF397 domain-containing protein, translated as MSTGLHWFKSSYSGSEGGNCVEVALAWSKSTYSGSEGGDCVEVAACPHTVHIRDSKDLTAPALAVSPTSWTSFVEFAAS; from the coding sequence ATGAGCACCGGTCTCCACTGGTTCAAGTCCAGCTACAGCGGCAGCGAGGGCGGCAACTGCGTCGAGGTCGCGCTCGCCTGGTCCAAGTCCACCTACAGCGGCAGCGAGGGCGGCGACTGCGTCGAGGTGGCCGCCTGCCCCCACACCGTCCACATCCGCGACTCCAAGGACCTCACCGCCCCCGCACTCGCCGTCTCCCCCACCTCTTGGACGTCGTTCGTGGAGTTCGCCGCCTCCTGA
- a CDS encoding helix-turn-helix domain-containing protein, translating into MHSSDQAETAAEMFGLLLRHFRERAGLSQEQLGKRIGYSKSQVAMVERGARPPKGVFVQRADEVLGAQGALIVAAPKPPKQTKQRSPLPDWFTPFVEEEEKAWALHTYENHVMPGLLQTESYARAVFTSRYPNYDDDEIEAKVAARLERQKLLSRRPLPDISFVLEMVVLTRPIGGRRVMKAQLHHLAEVARLRHVRIQLMDPYREDHAALDGPFVLLETDKRQQLAYIEGQGGSFFVTEHPQLGNLFGKYGVTRAQAYTPERTLETIEKMAEEL; encoded by the coding sequence GTGCACTCCAGTGATCAGGCCGAAACCGCCGCCGAGATGTTCGGCCTGCTGCTCAGACACTTCCGCGAGCGGGCCGGACTGTCCCAGGAGCAGTTGGGCAAGCGCATCGGATACTCCAAGTCCCAAGTGGCGATGGTGGAACGGGGCGCGCGACCACCGAAGGGCGTCTTCGTGCAGCGGGCGGACGAGGTGCTGGGTGCACAAGGTGCACTGATCGTCGCCGCACCGAAGCCGCCGAAGCAGACGAAGCAGCGCAGTCCGCTGCCGGACTGGTTCACGCCGTTCGTGGAAGAGGAGGAGAAGGCGTGGGCCCTGCACACCTACGAGAACCACGTCATGCCCGGCCTGCTCCAGACGGAGTCGTACGCACGGGCGGTCTTCACGAGCCGGTACCCGAACTATGACGACGACGAGATCGAGGCAAAGGTCGCCGCACGACTTGAACGGCAGAAACTGCTGTCCCGCAGGCCGCTGCCCGACATCAGCTTCGTCCTGGAGATGGTCGTGCTGACCCGGCCGATCGGCGGCCGCCGGGTGATGAAGGCCCAGCTACACCACCTCGCCGAGGTGGCGCGGCTCCGGCACGTACGCATCCAGTTGATGGACCCGTACCGCGAGGATCACGCGGCGCTGGACGGACCCTTCGTGCTGCTGGAGACCGACAAGCGCCAGCAGCTCGCTTATATCGAGGGGCAAGGCGGCAGCTTCTTCGTCACCGAACATCCGCAGCTGGGCAACCTGTTCGGGAAGTATGGCGTCACGCGGGCCCAGGCATACACTCCGGAGAGGACGCTGGAAACAATCGAGAAGATGGCAGAGGAACTATGA
- a CDS encoding CPBP family intramembrane glutamic endopeptidase: MPSGPAPAPSGSRYDEQGRNGRGGGRLAWVGELVVVLGMLIGGLLTVFGVASIVAAVFDLAPASADSEVVFTDPVAELAMSLVSLAIGIPVVLFGARQVGKRPAGTVSSVVGRLRWGWLGRCAVVGVPLMVLQLGLMIAWTWDDEPVGDVGGGFPGWSAFAVSLAVVLALVPFQAAAEEYVFRGWLVQVIGRAVRSPWPAVVLASLLFALAHGFGELSGFVLLFYSALWWGWLVIRTGGLEAVIVMHVANNVIAFGLAAGFGALDDTSTAADAPWQAMVVELVFAPLYCLVIARIADRRGIARVSP; encoded by the coding sequence ATCCCGTCCGGGCCTGCCCCGGCGCCCTCCGGGTCCCGCTATGACGAGCAGGGGCGCAATGGGCGGGGCGGCGGCAGGCTCGCGTGGGTGGGGGAGCTGGTCGTTGTCCTGGGGATGCTCATCGGCGGGCTGTTGACCGTTTTCGGTGTCGCTTCCATCGTCGCGGCGGTGTTCGATCTGGCGCCCGCCTCGGCGGACAGTGAAGTGGTCTTCACCGATCCGGTCGCCGAGCTCGCCATGTCGCTCGTCAGCCTGGCGATCGGTATACCCGTGGTCCTGTTCGGCGCTCGCCAGGTGGGTAAGCGTCCTGCCGGGACGGTGTCCTCCGTCGTCGGGCGGCTTCGCTGGGGGTGGCTCGGGCGCTGTGCTGTCGTGGGCGTCCCGCTGATGGTCCTGCAGTTGGGGCTGATGATCGCGTGGACCTGGGACGACGAGCCGGTCGGGGACGTGGGCGGGGGCTTCCCGGGCTGGTCCGCCTTCGCCGTGAGCCTTGCCGTCGTGCTGGCGCTCGTCCCGTTCCAGGCCGCCGCCGAGGAGTACGTCTTCCGGGGCTGGCTGGTCCAGGTGATCGGGCGGGCCGTCCGGTCGCCCTGGCCCGCCGTCGTACTCGCGTCGCTCCTGTTCGCTCTGGCTCACGGGTTCGGCGAACTCTCCGGGTTCGTCCTGCTGTTCTACTCGGCGCTGTGGTGGGGATGGCTGGTCATCCGTACCGGCGGCCTCGAAGCGGTGATCGTCATGCACGTCGCCAACAACGTGATCGCGTTCGGGCTCGCGGCGGGCTTCGGCGCGCTCGACGACACCAGCACCGCGGCCGACGCCCCTTGGCAGGCCATGGTCGTCGAGCTCGTCTTCGCCCCGCTGTACTGCCTGGTCATCGCGCGGATCGCGGACCGGCGCGGGATCGCGCGGGTGAGTCCCTGA
- a CDS encoding TetR/AcrR family transcriptional regulator encodes MTSGTRGGYAKGRAKRIEILDQAMALFGEAGYRGSSLRVIATRCGISHPGLLHHFPTKDALLLAVLQRRDDVDDEWLALGATRGVDHLRRLTDLAELNAERRGIVELFSVVAAEATSPDHPARAYFEDRYRSSVANTELAYLQAREAGELRDDVDPAAAAQQLIALMDGLQIQWLISDCATDMAGVLRAHVQAQLTVRF; translated from the coding sequence GTGACCTCGGGAACGCGGGGCGGCTACGCCAAGGGCCGGGCCAAGCGGATCGAGATCCTCGACCAGGCGATGGCCCTGTTCGGCGAGGCGGGCTACCGGGGCTCGTCCCTGCGCGTCATCGCCACCCGCTGCGGCATCTCCCACCCGGGCCTCCTGCACCACTTCCCGACGAAGGATGCCCTCCTCCTCGCGGTGCTCCAGCGCCGCGACGACGTGGACGACGAGTGGCTGGCCCTGGGCGCCACCCGGGGCGTCGACCATCTGCGCCGACTGACGGACCTGGCCGAGCTGAACGCCGAGCGGCGCGGCATCGTCGAGCTGTTCTCGGTCGTCGCGGCGGAGGCCACCTCACCCGACCACCCGGCGCGCGCGTACTTCGAGGACCGCTACCGCTCCTCGGTCGCCAACACCGAACTGGCTTACCTCCAGGCCCGGGAGGCGGGCGAGCTGCGCGACGACGTCGACCCGGCGGCCGCCGCCCAGCAGCTGATCGCCCTGATGGACGGCCTCCAGATCCAGTGGCTGATCAGCGACTGCGCGACGGACATGGCGGGCGTCCTGCGGGCCCACGTACAGGCCCAGTTGACCGTACGGTTCTGA
- a CDS encoding exo-beta-d-1,3/1,6-glucosidase, translating into MGLLPPYLDPALPVAERVADLLGRMTPAEKVGQMLQLNAKEGVRHLVEDLHAGSILHASPERVREAAELTARTRLRIPLLVAEDCIHGHSFWEGATIYPTQLGMAATWDPELVERIARATAVEVAATGVHWTFSPVLCIARDLRWGRVGETFGEDPYLIGELASAMVRGYQGDGLDDPTAILACAKHFAGYSETQGGRDASEADISRRKLRSWFLPPFERVAKEGCRTFMLGYQSMDGVPITVNHWLLDEVLRGEWGYTGTLVTDWDNVGRMVWEQKVYGDYAQASAAAVRAGNDMVMTTSNFFEGAQEALAQGLLAESEVDRAVRRILALKFELGLFENPRHPDAARQAEVIGSAAHAALNLEAARRSLVLLANDGTLPLAGGLEADEGGRGRPMVPGPRAVAVIGPNADDPQTQLGDWAGSSGQADWLPGGQPRAMIRTVLDGFRDHVPADWTVSYAPGARILSVGTDPEGEFFPDGQPRPEVVVPATPDPALIAEAVAAAEAADHVVAVVGDRIELIGEGRSTATLELVGDQVALLDALAATGRPLVVVVISSKPLVLPPSALDAAAIVYAANPGMLGGRAVAELLLGLIEPTGRLPLCFARHAGQQPTYYNQVRGQHGSRYADLTQRPAFVFGEGLSYTTVDYTGLEVLTAVVDASETVRARVTVANTGKRPVLETVQVYVSDTVTSVTWAEKELKAYRQVELAPGESREILLELPAADCTLVDVRERRVVEPGRFELLVGPSSRDEDLLRGEFAVKA; encoded by the coding sequence GTGGGTCTCTTGCCGCCGTACCTCGACCCCGCGCTGCCCGTCGCGGAGCGGGTCGCCGACCTCCTGGGGCGGATGACGCCGGCCGAGAAGGTGGGCCAGATGCTCCAGCTCAACGCCAAGGAGGGCGTGCGGCACCTCGTCGAGGACCTGCACGCGGGCTCGATCCTGCACGCCTCGCCGGAGCGGGTGCGGGAGGCCGCCGAGCTCACCGCGCGGACCCGGCTGCGCATTCCGCTGCTCGTCGCGGAGGACTGCATCCACGGGCACTCGTTCTGGGAGGGCGCCACGATCTACCCGACGCAGCTCGGGATGGCCGCCACCTGGGACCCGGAGCTGGTGGAGCGGATCGCGCGGGCGACGGCGGTGGAGGTCGCGGCGACCGGGGTGCACTGGACCTTCTCGCCGGTGCTCTGCATCGCCCGGGATCTGCGCTGGGGCCGGGTGGGCGAGACGTTCGGCGAGGACCCCTATCTGATCGGAGAGTTGGCGTCGGCGATGGTACGCGGCTACCAGGGCGACGGGCTGGACGACCCGACGGCGATCCTGGCCTGCGCCAAGCACTTCGCCGGGTATTCGGAGACCCAGGGCGGCCGGGACGCCAGCGAGGCGGACATCTCCCGGCGCAAGCTGCGCTCGTGGTTCCTGCCGCCGTTCGAGCGGGTCGCCAAGGAGGGCTGCCGGACGTTCATGCTCGGGTACCAGTCGATGGACGGCGTGCCGATCACCGTGAACCACTGGCTGCTCGACGAGGTGCTGCGTGGTGAGTGGGGGTACACCGGGACCCTGGTCACCGACTGGGACAACGTCGGCCGCATGGTGTGGGAGCAGAAGGTCTACGGCGACTACGCGCAGGCTTCGGCGGCGGCGGTGCGCGCGGGCAATGACATGGTGATGACCACGTCGAACTTCTTCGAGGGGGCCCAGGAGGCGCTGGCCCAGGGGCTGCTGGCGGAGTCCGAGGTCGACCGGGCCGTACGCCGCATCCTCGCGCTCAAGTTCGAGCTGGGCCTCTTCGAGAACCCGCGCCACCCCGACGCGGCCCGTCAGGCGGAGGTCATCGGCAGTGCCGCGCATGCCGCGTTGAACCTGGAGGCGGCCCGGCGCTCGCTGGTCCTGCTGGCCAACGACGGCACGCTGCCGCTGGCGGGCGGGCTGGAGGCGGACGAGGGCGGCCGGGGCCGCCCCATGGTCCCCGGCCCCCGTGCGGTTGCTGTCATCGGCCCCAACGCCGATGACCCGCAGACCCAGTTGGGCGACTGGGCGGGCTCCTCGGGGCAGGCTGACTGGCTTCCGGGCGGCCAGCCGCGTGCCATGATCCGTACCGTCCTCGACGGCTTCCGCGACCACGTGCCCGCCGACTGGACGGTCTCGTACGCGCCCGGCGCCCGCATCCTGTCCGTCGGGACCGACCCGGAGGGGGAGTTCTTCCCGGACGGGCAGCCGAGGCCGGAGGTCGTGGTCCCGGCCACCCCCGACCCGGCGCTCATCGCCGAGGCCGTCGCGGCGGCCGAGGCGGCTGACCATGTGGTGGCCGTCGTCGGCGACCGGATCGAGCTGATCGGCGAGGGCCGGTCGACGGCGACCCTCGAACTCGTGGGCGATCAGGTCGCGTTGCTGGACGCGCTGGCGGCGACGGGAAGGCCGCTGGTCGTCGTGGTCATCAGCTCCAAGCCGCTGGTGCTGCCGCCGTCCGCGCTCGACGCGGCGGCGATCGTGTACGCGGCCAACCCGGGCATGCTCGGCGGCCGCGCGGTCGCGGAACTGCTGCTCGGCCTGATCGAGCCGACCGGCCGGCTGCCCCTCTGCTTCGCCCGGCACGCGGGGCAGCAGCCGACGTACTACAACCAGGTGCGCGGCCAGCACGGCTCGCGCTACGCGGACCTGACGCAGCGCCCGGCGTTCGTGTTCGGGGAGGGGCTGAGCTACACGACGGTCGACTACACGGGCCTGGAGGTGCTGACGGCCGTCGTCGACGCGTCGGAGACCGTACGGGCGCGGGTCACGGTCGCCAACACGGGGAAGCGGCCCGTGCTGGAGACGGTGCAGGTGTACGTGAGCGACACGGTGACGTCGGTGACGTGGGCGGAGAAGGAGCTGAAGGCCTACCGGCAGGTGGAGCTGGCCCCGGGGGAGTCGCGGGAGATCCTCCTTGAGCTCCCGGCCGCCGACTGCACGCTGGTGGACGTGAGGGAACGGCGGGTGGTGGAGCCGGGCCGCTTCGAGCTGCTGGTGGGGCCGTCGTCACGGGACGAGGATCTGTTGCGGGGGGAGTTCGCGGTGAAGGCGTGA
- a CDS encoding TetR/AcrR family transcriptional regulator, with amino-acid sequence MAESWTVQRTGPGDVARMQAREQLLEAARELYGINGYRETAERDVCEAAGVPVEVLRQEYGSREGLLIALHNRVTTAGLRAAEAALLSEGIDDCSIAERVRRLFDAYVEAVTLDPREARVTFVEVLGVSAVVDEHCKLWRALWTEFLTGETERAVERGEAEDRDYRVDVMVMVGTVHELMAHHARRCRRARPEEVSGELTQLALSMLGSRSVG; translated from the coding sequence GTGGCGGAGAGCTGGACGGTTCAGCGGACCGGGCCCGGGGACGTCGCCCGCATGCAGGCGCGCGAACAACTTCTCGAAGCAGCGAGGGAGTTGTACGGGATCAACGGCTACCGCGAGACCGCCGAGCGGGACGTGTGCGAGGCGGCGGGGGTGCCGGTGGAGGTGCTGCGCCAGGAGTACGGCTCCCGGGAGGGCCTGCTCATCGCCCTCCACAACCGGGTCACGACAGCCGGCCTGCGGGCCGCGGAGGCCGCCCTGCTCTCCGAGGGCATCGACGACTGCTCGATCGCGGAGCGGGTCCGCCGGCTCTTCGACGCGTACGTGGAGGCCGTCACCCTGGACCCGCGCGAGGCCCGCGTGACGTTCGTCGAGGTGCTGGGCGTGAGCGCCGTGGTGGACGAGCACTGCAAGCTCTGGCGTGCGCTGTGGACGGAGTTCCTGACCGGCGAGACCGAGCGGGCGGTGGAGCGGGGCGAGGCGGAGGACCGGGACTACCGGGTCGACGTGATGGTCATGGTCGGCACGGTCCACGAACTGATGGCCCACCACGCCCGCCGCTGCCGCCGGGCCCGCCCCGAGGAGGTCTCGGGGGAACTGACCCAGCTGGCGCTGTCGATGCTGGGGTCGCGGTCGGTGGGGTGA
- a CDS encoding GDSL-type esterase/lipase family protein → MAQVSIVTSQAGGMIGHDDAMRFLFVGDSMTIGRAGDFTWRYRMWQHLESFPALPYEIVGPRSTLYDAEANAPLSETYADPSFPALARRHLSGWGEGWLHMAPVIADAAREAEADVLLVSLGLIDLGFYTDAEQTADNARAFITAARTANPRMRMVLLPVIPNVRAETDAPFAASCARFNELLAKAVADLDDPASPLLLASRPTAYDIHTDTYDGTHPGPSGEHKLAAAFADAMHQAWALGGPYAERQALEQPLPA, encoded by the coding sequence ATGGCCCAAGTGTCCATCGTCACGTCGCAGGCCGGAGGCATGATCGGCCATGATGACGCCATGCGTTTCCTCTTCGTCGGCGATTCCATGACCATCGGGCGCGCCGGCGACTTCACCTGGCGCTACCGGATGTGGCAGCACCTGGAGTCGTTCCCCGCCCTCCCGTACGAGATCGTCGGCCCGCGCTCGACGCTGTACGACGCCGAGGCGAACGCCCCGCTCTCCGAGACGTACGCGGACCCGTCCTTCCCGGCGCTCGCCCGCCGCCATCTGTCCGGCTGGGGCGAGGGCTGGCTGCACATGGCCCCGGTGATCGCGGACGCGGCGCGCGAGGCGGAGGCGGACGTCCTGCTGGTCTCGCTGGGGCTGATAGACCTCGGGTTCTACACGGACGCCGAGCAGACGGCGGACAACGCCCGCGCGTTCATCACGGCTGCCCGCACGGCGAACCCTCGCATGCGCATGGTGCTGCTCCCGGTGATACCGAACGTCCGGGCCGAGACGGACGCCCCCTTCGCCGCCTCCTGCGCACGCTTCAACGAACTCCTGGCCAAGGCGGTGGCCGACCTGGACGACCCCGCCTCCCCCCTCCTCCTGGCCTCGCGCCCCACGGCGTACGACATCCACACCGACACCTACGACGGCACCCACCCCGGCCCGAGCGGCGAACACAAACTGGCCGCCGCCTTCGCCGACGCGATGCACCAGGCGTGGGCGCTGGGCGGCCCGTACGCCGAGCGTCAGGCGCTGGAGCAGCCCTTGCCGGCCTGA